One part of the Herbiconiux aconitum genome encodes these proteins:
- a CDS encoding phosphocholine cytidylyltransferase family protein yields the protein MTTQVVILAAGMGSRLGRSLPKPLTELSDGRTIMGQQFDNIRHAFDSNAKVTIVVGYKLEHIIEAFPEASFVYNEEYDQTNTSKSLLRALQASTSGGVLWMNGDVVFDPSVLDRAVPMIARDQSFVMVNTAKVSDEEVKYTTTAEGYIDELSKTVVGGLGEAVGINYISARDKASFIRHLQKVNDQDYFERGLELAIEKDRVLIEPVDISDLYAVEVDFQEDLERANLFV from the coding sequence GTGACCACTCAGGTCGTCATACTTGCCGCAGGAATGGGGAGCAGGCTCGGCCGCTCCCTTCCGAAGCCGCTCACCGAACTCAGCGACGGCCGCACCATCATGGGCCAGCAGTTCGACAACATCCGGCACGCCTTCGACTCCAACGCGAAGGTCACCATCGTGGTGGGCTACAAGCTCGAGCACATCATCGAGGCGTTCCCCGAAGCATCCTTCGTCTACAACGAGGAGTACGACCAGACGAACACCTCGAAGAGCCTGCTGCGTGCGCTCCAGGCCTCGACGTCGGGCGGCGTGCTCTGGATGAACGGCGACGTCGTCTTCGACCCGAGCGTTCTCGACCGGGCCGTGCCGATGATCGCGCGCGACCAGTCCTTCGTGATGGTCAACACCGCGAAGGTGTCGGATGAAGAGGTCAAGTACACGACGACGGCCGAGGGCTACATCGACGAGCTCTCGAAGACGGTGGTCGGCGGACTCGGCGAAGCCGTGGGCATCAACTACATCTCGGCACGCGACAAGGCCTCGTTCATCCGTCACCTGCAGAAGGTGAACGACCAGGACTACTTCGAGCGCGGCCTCGAGCTCGCCATCGAGAAAGACCGAGTCTTGATCGAGCCGGTCGACATCTCCGACCTGTACGCCGTCGAGGTCGACTTCCAGGAAGACCTGGAACGAGCAAACCTGTTCGTCTGA